The Bartonella grahamii subsp. shimonis region ATTGCTAAGCGTTTAATGCGTGCATTTTGAGGGCCTGTTTCATCTATAAAAACAATTCTTGTATCAAAATAACCACTTTCTCCTGTCATCTCACTATAAATCTCATCTGCGATCATATGTGCAACACGCCGCCAACGTTCTGTCGCGGTATAAAAACGCCGTCCTTTCAATTGTCTTTGTCCAAAAACATCCCATAAACGAAAATCGACCCTCAAACGTCCATCGATTTCTCTCATGACTTGCCCTGTCACTAAACCTTGCGCTCTTATTTTCTGCCACGACGCAAAATGCGGTTGTTTATTAGGATTAGAAATGTTTTCAAGAAAATTTGCTTTATCAAGCGGTAAAAAAAGCCCCGACCGTTCAAGATCGGCTGTCACCACAGCAGATATTTTCAACCCAATCGAATCATTGGAAATAAAGTCTGTAATTACAATGGGAATGGGATTAAAATCAGCGCTCGAAATAGTCCCTTTCAATTGTGCATAAACCGATGAAATGCTTGAAAAGCACAACCCACAAGTGACAATAAACCAAGCAAAAACTTTATGTCTCGTTATAGTCATCATGGAATGTATCCTTTCATTAAGCCAATTTATTTTTTCTCATTTATCATCTTATTTCTTGGAGGGGATCAACATTAAAGTCAAAACCTTGCCCCCACAAATCATATTGATCACGTGGGAGATCTGCATAAGGTTGGCATGAAAAGACAGCGGCGTACACCTGCCTTATCATAATCGCTTGTTGACTCTCAAGACCGCTCACGGAATCAATGATAGGATCGCCCACAATCATCCCTTCACGATCTAAGTAAAATCGCAACCGCACGACCGGGCGATTTTTTAAATCGCCACCAAGCGCCACAAGTTTAAGCTTCTGTTGAATACATCCCCCTACAATATTGACCAATGTTTGTGCCATTTTTGTGGTATCATTAACGTTTTTTCTTGCGCCCAAAGCTTCTGGTGTATGAGAACGTTTTGCTCCCCCTCCTTGTGACCGCGCGCGATTGAGCAAATTATTTTCCTCCATAGCTAAAATATCTTCAATGGTCTGTTTCTCTTGGTTTTTCTTATTAAGCTTTGGCATCTTTTGATTCAATGCGTCCCTATTTTTTCTTGGAAATTCTTCGTCAAATTTTGGTTTAAACTGCGGAAGAAGAGGTTTTTCTGGAAGCGCAATTTTTGGCGCTTGATGAAAAATCTGCTCTGCTGGAACCTTCTGTACCGTTTGAGCCAATTCTTTTGGCGATATCATCTCTTCATTTTTGTGCGCAAGCTTGAGCACATCCTTGAGCACATCCTTTGGTGCTTTCAAAGGCATCTCAGGCACATCCTTGGGCGCATCCTTTGGTGCTTTCAAAGGCATCTCAGGCACATCCTTGTGCGCATCCTCCGGTGCTTTCAAAGGCATCTCAGGCACATCCTTGTGCGCATCCTCTGGCGCTTTCAAAGGCATCTCAGGCACATCCTTGTGCACATCCTTTGGTGCTTTCAAAGGCATCTCAGGCACATCCTTGTGCACATCCTTTGGTGCTTTCAAAGGCATCTCAGGCACATCCTTGTGCACATCCTCTGGCGCTTTCAAAGGCATCTCAGGCACATCCTTGTGCACATCCTCTGGTGCTTTCAAAGGCATCTCAGGCACATCCTTGTGCACATCCTCTGGCGCTTTCAAAGGCATCTCAGGCACATCCTCTGTTTTTGCTTCTAATAATTCTGGTTTTGTAAGTTCGGGTGCAAATGTTTCTGACGTGTTCTCGCTTGGTGGTGACGATGCTGTTTCAACAGGACGTAGTTTTTCCTTTGGTTGAAAAGGTGTTCGACTATCTATTTCTCCATCTCCAATATGGCGTGCATCTTCTTTCTCTTGTGGTTGCATAGTTGGTTTAACGGCAGGGATTGCACGGATAGGAGCCTTCACGGCTCCTTGTTGAGAGGAAAACTCTTCCACTAAAGGAGCAAGAGTGATGGGAATTGCCTCCAATGGTTGCGGTAAAGAAACAGAGCTTGTAAACTGAACAGCTCCCCAACTGAGAAAGATGACATGGACCACAAGAGATAAAGCCAAGCCTCGTTTCATGCTATGATAGGAGTCTTTGTTCATTCTTTATGCCTTATTTATGCCTTATATTTTTTCATTTTTAATCACTCTATGCTCTTTTGAAAACATTTTAAAAACAACCATTTATGTGCAACTTTATTACTTATCATTTATTGTGCTAGACTTGCTAACGCAACTTGAGAAAACCCCGCTTTTTGAATATCCGCCAGCAGTTTTAATACTTGCTGATATTCAACAGTTTTAGCAACCCGCACAAAAACCCGTTGATCTTTTTGTGTAGCATCTGCTTCCAGAAGAGTTTTAAGGTGTGCAATCAGTACTTGTGACGTTTCATAATAATCTTGATTAATGGCAAAACGCCCTTGCGCGTCAAGTGAAACCGTAAGGGGCGTTTTTTGCGCTCGTACAGGACCCGCTTGACTACGAGGCAAATCTAGAGGAACACCGTTCACTAAAAGGGGAGCAGAGACCATAAAAATAATCAACAAGACCAGCATGACATCCACAAAAGGAGTGACATTGATCTCACTCATCAGTTGGCTTCGTGAATGATAGCGCCTACGTGTATTTTTTCGAGAAGAAGAAGCAACAG contains the following coding sequences:
- a CDS encoding cell envelope biogenesis protein TolA, yielding MNKDSYHSMKRGLALSLVVHVIFLSWGAVQFTSSVSLPQPLEAIPITLAPLVEEFSSQQGAVKAPIRAIPAVKPTMQPQEKEDARHIGDGEIDSRTPFQPKEKLRPVETASSPPSENTSETFAPELTKPELLEAKTEDVPEMPLKAPEDVHKDVPEMPLKAPEDVHKDVPEMPLKAPEDVHKDVPEMPLKAPKDVHKDVPEMPLKAPKDVHKDVPEMPLKAPEDAHKDVPEMPLKAPEDAHKDVPEMPLKAPKDAPKDVPEMPLKAPKDVLKDVLKLAHKNEEMISPKELAQTVQKVPAEQIFHQAPKIALPEKPLLPQFKPKFDEEFPRKNRDALNQKMPKLNKKNQEKQTIEDILAMEENNLLNRARSQGGGAKRSHTPEALGARKNVNDTTKMAQTLVNIVGGCIQQKLKLVALGGDLKNRPVVRLRFYLDREGMIVGDPIIDSVSGLESQQAIMIRQVYAAVFSCQPYADLPRDQYDLWGQGFDFNVDPLQEIR
- the tolR gene encoding protein TolR → MGISVASSSRKNTRRRYHSRSQLMSEINVTPFVDVMLVLLIIFMVSAPLLVNGVPLDLPRSQAGPVRAQKTPLTVSLDAQGRFAINQDYYETSQVLIAHLKTLLEADATQKDQRVFVRVAKTVEYQQVLKLLADIQKAGFSQVALASLAQ